The Vulcanimicrobium alpinum sequence GCGCTCGTCGGCGATGCGCGGCGCAACCTCGACCGTGCCCCGCGCACGGCGGAAAGCCGCGCGCTCGGCGAACGCGTCGCCCGGGCCGCGCGCTCCGCCGTCCCCGACGACGCGACGCTCGTCGCCGTCGCCGCTCTCGCCCGCACCACCCGTGAGGAGACCATCCGTGCAGGACGCAACGCCTCAGACGACTCCGGCCGAACGTTTGCGCGAGGGGCTCTCGCGCGTCGTCGTCGGCGGTGAACGCGCAAGCTTCGCACTGCTCGCCGCGCTGCTGGCCGGCGGCCACGCGCTGATCGAAGGCGTCCCCGGAACGGCGAAAACGCTGACCGTCCGCGTCCTCGCGCGGCTGCTCGGCATCGACTACGCGCGCATCCAGTTCACCCCCGACTTGATGCCGTCGGACGTCGTCGGCACGACCGTCTTCGATCAGCGCAGCGCGACGTTCTCGCTGCGCCGCGGCCCGGTGTTCACTAATGTCCTGCTCGCCGACGAGATCAACCGGACGCCGCCGAAGACGCAAGCCGCGCTCCTCGAGGCGATGGAGGAGCGTCGGGTGACGATCGACGGCACCACCCACGAGCTTCCCGCGCCGTTCATCGTCTGCGCGACGCAGAACCCGGTCGAGTTCGAGGGGACGTATCCGCTCCCCGAAGCGCAGCTCGACCGCTTTCTGGTGCGCGTGCGCACGGGGTATCCCGCGCCCGCCGAGGAGCGCGCGCTGATCGCGCGCGCGGCGAACGGGTTCGACGCGCACGACCTTGCGGGCGCCGGCGTCGTCGCCGTCGTCTCGCGCGACGAACTCCTCGCCGCGCAGCGCGCGGCGCGCTCGACCCACGTCGCCGAGTCGTTGCAGGGCTATCTCTACGATATCGTCGCCGCGACGCGCGCCGCCGCCGACGTCGCGCTCGGCGCGAGCCCGCGCGCTGCGCTCGCGCTGCTCGCCGCAACGCAGGCCGCGGCGCTAATCGACGGACGGACGTTCGCGACCCCCGACGACGTGAAGG is a genomic window containing:
- a CDS encoding AAA family ATPase, yielding MQDATPQTTPAERLREGLSRVVVGGERASFALLAALLAGGHALIEGVPGTAKTLTVRVLARLLGIDYARIQFTPDLMPSDVVGTTVFDQRSATFSLRRGPVFTNVLLADEINRTPPKTQAALLEAMEERRVTIDGTTHELPAPFIVCATQNPVEFEGTYPLPEAQLDRFLVRVRTGYPAPAEERALIARAANGFDAHDLAGAGVVAVVSRDELLAAQRAARSTHVAESLQGYLYDIVAATRAAADVALGASPRAALALLAATQAAALIDGRTFATPDDVKDVAAIVLAHRIIVRPEAELDGTSADDVIARVLAAVPAPEK